One window of the Pseudarthrobacter sp. ATCC 49987 genome contains the following:
- a CDS encoding glycoside hydrolase family 76 protein, with product MTPADLSTAPNWSFRADEAARSVTRLFGQRLFFLPGTHIAATVRPSGRLKNLARPWHYWWQAHYVDCLVDTGRRELGPEGRPEMRFDGGNRPSAGRLASRLVTGIRFRNFLTVVNNYYDDMAWLALSTLRLENLARDSRKEAGRRRNAKVLKSLTLQFDSASTDDLGGGTFWSKKRDFKNTPATAPVALYYARTGQPARAQALLDWLDARLFDPEQGMYRDGLRIAPGGDVVLESAIYTYNQGPVLGALLELGGEANLARAASLVASVARSLTLPAPLMGRSATVLRCEGTGDGGLFTGILVRSLALAAVDERLPAGTRATAATLVNDTAEAFWEGRRVMSAREPLARKGGRILFPPRPELPARRSYPAGAAVELSTQLQAWMVLEAAASIAGRGELAPVESPAESPAESPADN from the coding sequence ATGACCCCAGCAGACCTTTCCACCGCACCCAACTGGTCGTTCCGGGCTGACGAGGCGGCCCGCTCGGTGACCCGGCTGTTCGGGCAGCGGCTCTTCTTCCTGCCGGGGACCCACATCGCCGCAACCGTGCGCCCCTCGGGCCGGCTGAAGAACCTGGCCCGGCCCTGGCACTACTGGTGGCAGGCGCACTACGTGGACTGCCTCGTGGACACCGGGCGGCGCGAACTGGGACCTGAGGGCCGTCCGGAAATGCGGTTCGACGGCGGGAACCGGCCCAGCGCCGGCCGGCTCGCCTCCAGGCTGGTCACCGGGATCCGGTTCCGCAACTTCCTCACCGTCGTCAACAACTACTACGACGACATGGCGTGGCTGGCACTGTCCACGCTGCGGCTGGAGAACCTGGCCCGGGACAGCCGCAAGGAGGCCGGACGCCGCCGCAACGCCAAGGTCCTGAAAAGCCTCACGCTGCAGTTCGATTCCGCGTCCACGGACGACCTCGGCGGCGGCACTTTCTGGAGCAAGAAGCGGGATTTCAAGAACACGCCGGCCACGGCGCCAGTGGCGCTGTACTACGCCCGCACCGGGCAGCCGGCCAGGGCGCAGGCCCTGCTGGACTGGTTGGACGCCCGTCTGTTCGACCCCGAACAGGGCATGTACCGGGACGGCCTCCGGATCGCACCCGGCGGCGACGTGGTGCTGGAAAGCGCCATCTACACCTACAACCAGGGCCCCGTCCTGGGCGCGCTGCTGGAGCTCGGCGGCGAGGCCAACCTGGCCCGGGCAGCCTCACTGGTGGCGTCGGTGGCGCGCAGCCTGACCCTACCCGCGCCCCTGATGGGGCGCAGCGCCACGGTGCTGCGCTGCGAGGGCACCGGCGACGGCGGACTGTTCACGGGCATCCTGGTCCGGTCCCTGGCCCTCGCCGCCGTCGACGAGCGGCTTCCCGCCGGGACCCGGGCGACGGCCGCGACGCTCGTGAACGACACCGCCGAGGCCTTCTGGGAGGGCCGCCGCGTTATGTCGGCCCGGGAGCCGCTGGCCCGCAAGGGCGGCCGGATCCTGTTCCCCCCCCGCCCCGAACTGCCGGCCAGGCGCAGCTACCCGGCGGGCGCCGCCGTCGAACTTTCCACCCAGCTGCAGGCCTGGATGGTGCTGGAAGCCGCTGCCTCCATCGCCGGACGGGGCGAGCTTGCGCCTGTTGAGTCCCCGGCCGAGTCCCCGGCCGAGTCCCCCGCCGACAATTAG
- a CDS encoding iron ABC transporter substrate-binding protein, producing MKIRNNALAGIALAATAALGLAACGSGTSTSPSSSAAADGKISGEITVYNAQHESLAKEWVDAFTAETGVKVTMRQGSDTEMSNQIIQEGQASPADVFLTENSPAMAQVENAGLFADVDKATVEQVPAEFRPSTNKWTGIAARSTVLVYDKAKLSEGQLPKSMLDLAKPEWKGKWAASPSGADFQAIVSALLELKGEAATEEWLKGMKENSKAYKGNSTAMKAVNAGEVDAALIYHYYYYGDQAKTGENSNNVSPYYFKNQDPGAFVSVSGGGVLKSSKNAAAAQAFVKFITGKKGQEVLQKGTSFEYAIASDVPANEKLVPLPELQAPTVDPAKLNSAKVTELMTKAGLL from the coding sequence ATGAAGATCCGCAACAACGCGCTGGCAGGTATCGCACTTGCCGCCACTGCCGCGCTCGGCCTGGCCGCCTGTGGCTCCGGCACCTCCACGTCCCCCAGCAGCAGCGCCGCCGCTGACGGCAAGATCTCCGGTGAGATCACGGTCTACAACGCCCAGCATGAGTCTTTGGCCAAGGAATGGGTGGACGCGTTCACCGCGGAAACCGGCGTCAAGGTCACCATGCGCCAGGGTTCGGACACCGAGATGTCCAACCAGATCATCCAGGAAGGCCAGGCCTCCCCGGCAGACGTCTTCCTCACCGAAAACTCCCCTGCCATGGCCCAGGTCGAAAACGCCGGCCTCTTCGCCGACGTCGACAAGGCCACCGTCGAGCAGGTGCCCGCCGAGTTCCGGCCCTCCACGAACAAGTGGACCGGCATCGCGGCCCGCTCCACCGTTCTGGTCTACGACAAGGCCAAGCTGAGCGAAGGCCAACTGCCCAAGTCCATGCTGGACCTGGCCAAGCCGGAGTGGAAGGGCAAATGGGCGGCGTCCCCGTCCGGCGCCGACTTCCAGGCGATCGTCTCCGCCCTGCTCGAACTCAAGGGCGAAGCCGCCACCGAGGAATGGCTCAAGGGCATGAAGGAAAACTCCAAGGCCTACAAGGGCAACAGCACGGCCATGAAGGCGGTCAACGCCGGTGAAGTCGACGCCGCCCTGATTTACCACTACTACTACTATGGCGACCAGGCCAAGACCGGCGAGAACTCCAATAACGTCTCCCCGTACTACTTCAAGAACCAGGATCCGGGCGCGTTCGTGTCGGTCTCCGGCGGCGGTGTGCTGAAGTCCTCGAAGAATGCCGCGGCGGCCCAGGCCTTCGTCAAGTTCATCACCGGCAAGAAGGGCCAGGAAGTCCTGCAGAAGGGCACCTCGTTCGAGTACGCCATCGCCTCCGATGTCCCGGCCAACGAGAAGCTCGTCCCGCTGCCGGAACTGCAGGCACCGACGGTGGATCCGGCCAAGCTCAACTCCGCCAAGGTCACTGAGCTGATGACCAAGGCAGGACTGCTGTAA